The following proteins come from a genomic window of Ferrovibrio sp. MS7:
- a CDS encoding amidase yields the protein MIAVEEQLQHIAKVNPAINAVVDLDAGQVRRDAAALDASGRHLPLYGLSYTVKDNIWVEGRRITQGSPLFSDFIAPRDASSVALLRAAGALLLGISNCAEFACMGVTRNKVYGPTRHPLDHALTPGGSSGGAAAALAAGIGDFALCTDAGGSTRRPAAHCGLIGFKPSGGRIPHAHGFAEPIFANGVIGILTRGMAVMRRVFAVLGVQDGADAYSVPGLSRPAKGRRIAFSPTLGMNWPVEPVVAAGLEQAVAKLQAAGFEIVRRDPTWPEDSGEAGLMPLQHVGLAALYGEAYAREPDRFDPNIAAQIEAGLKYDGPALGRALLLREQLMLKLAAFFQEVDWLICPTVPCAPWGFDQIGPEKIAGQPVGPRGHAVFTPLFNHALVPAISLPCGKDAAGLPFGLQLVGPRLQDEALLDLAAEIVAVLAKE from the coding sequence ATGATTGCAGTAGAAGAACAGCTTCAGCATATCGCCAAGGTCAATCCGGCGATCAATGCCGTGGTCGATCTCGATGCTGGCCAGGTGCGCCGCGATGCCGCTGCGCTTGATGCATCAGGCCGGCATCTGCCGCTCTATGGCCTGTCCTACACAGTGAAGGACAATATCTGGGTCGAGGGCCGGCGCATCACGCAAGGCTCGCCGCTATTCAGCGATTTCATCGCGCCGCGCGATGCGTCCAGTGTTGCGCTGTTGCGCGCTGCCGGTGCGCTGCTGCTCGGCATCAGCAATTGTGCCGAATTCGCCTGCATGGGCGTCACGCGCAACAAAGTCTATGGTCCGACGCGGCACCCGCTGGATCATGCCTTGACGCCGGGGGGCTCGTCCGGTGGTGCTGCCGCCGCGCTCGCAGCCGGCATCGGCGATTTCGCGCTTTGCACCGATGCAGGCGGCTCGACACGGCGGCCGGCGGCGCATTGCGGCCTGATCGGCTTCAAGCCTTCCGGTGGCCGCATTCCCCATGCCCATGGTTTCGCTGAACCGATTTTCGCCAATGGCGTGATCGGCATTCTCACCCGAGGCATGGCCGTGATGCGTCGGGTTTTCGCTGTGCTCGGCGTGCAGGATGGCGCGGACGCCTACAGCGTGCCCGGCCTCTCGCGTCCCGCTAAAGGCCGCCGCATCGCCTTCAGCCCCACACTCGGCATGAACTGGCCGGTGGAACCGGTGGTTGCCGCCGGCCTGGAGCAGGCGGTGGCAAAATTGCAGGCGGCGGGTTTCGAGATTGTGCGCCGCGATCCCACCTGGCCGGAGGATAGCGGCGAGGCCGGCCTGATGCCGTTGCAGCATGTTGGCCTGGCGGCACTTTATGGCGAAGCCTATGCGCGCGAGCCGGATCGCTTCGATCCGAATATCGCGGCACAGATCGAGGCCGGCCTGAAATACGATGGCCCAGCTTTGGGCCGCGCCTTGCTGCTGCGCGAGCAATTGATGCTCAAATTGGCGGCCTTTTTCCAGGAAGTCGATTGGCTGATCTGCCCCACGGTGCCCTGTGCGCCCTGGGGCTTCGACCAGATCGGACCGGAGAAGATTGCCGGCCAGCCGGTCGGCCCGCGAGGCCATGCGGTATTCACGCCGCTGTTCAATCATGCACTGGTGCCGGCTATCTCATTGCCTTGCGGCAAGGATGCGGCCGGTCTGCCTTTCGGCCTGCAACTGGTCGGCCCGCGCCTGCAGGACGAAGCCTTGCTCGATCTCGCCGCTGAGATTGTTGCCGTGTTGGCTAAGGAATAG
- a CDS encoding aspartate/glutamate racemase family protein, with translation MAKLLFVNPNTSVSITDRIAAAARQAAAPSTVITFETAPHGVPYIATRAEAVVGAQVALEMLAEHQAGHDAAVIAAFGDPGLGGARELLSIPVIGMAEAAMLTACMLGRRFAVVSFASALGPWYRECVEYHGLSGRLAGIRLLEGGFRSIGDVQEEKEDLLVELARLAVQRDEADVIVLAGAPLAGLAGRVADRIPVPVVDGVAAAVKQAEALAALRPRKATEGTFRKPAPKPTDGVAPALRRLMSGEN, from the coding sequence ATGGCGAAGCTGCTGTTTGTCAATCCGAATACCTCGGTCAGTATCACCGACCGCATCGCCGCCGCCGCCCGCCAGGCAGCGGCACCGAGCACCGTGATAACCTTCGAAACCGCACCCCATGGTGTGCCCTATATCGCCACCCGCGCCGAAGCCGTGGTTGGCGCCCAGGTGGCATTGGAAATGCTGGCCGAGCATCAGGCCGGCCATGATGCCGCTGTGATCGCCGCTTTCGGCGATCCGGGCCTTGGCGGTGCGCGCGAATTGCTTTCGATCCCGGTGATCGGCATGGCGGAGGCGGCGATGCTCACCGCCTGCATGCTCGGGCGTCGCTTCGCTGTCGTCTCTTTCGCGTCGGCCCTCGGTCCCTGGTACCGCGAATGTGTCGAGTATCACGGGCTCAGCGGCCGGCTGGCTGGCATCCGCCTGCTGGAAGGCGGTTTCCGCAGCATTGGCGATGTGCAGGAAGAGAAGGAAGATCTGCTGGTGGAACTGGCGCGCCTGGCGGTGCAGCGCGACGAGGCCGATGTGATTGTGCTGGCTGGTGCGCCGCTGGCGGGGCTCGCCGGGCGGGTCGCCGACCGTATTCCGGTGCCGGTGGTGGATGGTGTGGCCGCAGCGGTGAAGCAGGCGGAGGCCCTGGCGGCGTTACGCCCGCGCAAGGCGACGGAGGGCACTTTCCGTAAGCCGGCACCGAAGCCGACCGATGGCGTGGCGCCGGCCTTGCGGCGATTGATGAGCGGGGAGAACTGA